A genomic region of Solanum dulcamara chromosome 2, daSolDulc1.2, whole genome shotgun sequence contains the following coding sequences:
- the LOC129880713 gene encoding eukaryotic translation initiation factor 1A, whose product MPKNKGKGGKNRKRGKNEADDEKRELVFKEDGQEYAQVLRMLGNGRCEAMCIDGTKRLCHIRGKMHKKVWIAAGDIILVGLRDYQDDKADVILKYMPDEARLLKAYGELPENTRLNEGIANGLDEEDEGAGDDYIEFEDEDIDKI is encoded by the exons ATGCCGAAGAACAAAGGTAAGGGAGGTAAGAACAGGAAGAGAGGAAAGAACGAAGCTGACGATGAAAAAAGAGAGCTTGTTTTCAAAGAAGACGGACAAGAATATGCTCAGGTCCTTCGTATGCTTGGTAATGGTCGTTGTGAAGCTATGTGTATTGATGGAACTAAGCGTCTTTGTCACATACGTGGTAAGATGCATAAGAAAGTTTGGATCGCTGCTGGTGATATCATTCTTGTTGGACTTCGTGACTATCAG GATGACAAAGCTGATGTGATCTTGAAGTACATGCCCGATGAGGCCAGGTTATTGAAGGCATATGGAGAGTTACCAGAGAATACAAGGCTTAATGAGGGAATTGCTAATGGTCTGGATGAAGAGGATGAGGGTGCTGGTGATGATTACATTGAGTTTGAGGATGAAGACATCGACAAAATCTAA